Proteins from a single region of Anser cygnoides isolate HZ-2024a breed goose chromosome 18, Taihu_goose_T2T_genome, whole genome shotgun sequence:
- the GUSB gene encoding beta-glucuronidase isoform X2, with the protein MTEQAKVQYQVSVVGSTLYSLSLSLRDQEGRVVATGDGPAGELKVPNPNLWWPYLMHENPGYRYFLEVKMQAQANEALLEDIYTLPVGIRTVHVTSTQFLINGKPFYFHGVNKHEDADIRGKGLDWALIVKDFNLLRWLGANSFRTSHYPYAEEIMDLCDAYGIVVIDECPGVGIKMPESFGNKSLQHHLVVMEELIRRDKNRPSVVMWSVANEPASELSPAAYYFKTLIAHTKALDPTRPVTFVSDTNYAVDRGAPYVDVICVNSYFSWYHDPGHLEVIPLQLTAQFENWYKTYQKPIIQSEYGADSVPGLHSDPPLMFSEEYQKAMLREYHSVFDKKRKEYVIGELIWNFADFMTNQGTTRVLGNKKGIFTRQRQPKSAAFVLRERYWKIANESSCLPPIMKSHILFL; encoded by the exons ATGACCGAACAAG CAAAGGTGCAATATCAGGTATCAGTAGTCGGCAGCACGCTCTATTCCTTGTCCCTGAGTTTACGTGACCAAGAGGGAAGAGTGGTTGCTACAGGCGATGGACCAGCTGGAGAGTTAAAAGTCCCGAATCCAAATCTTTGGTGGCCTTATCTGATGCATGAGAACCCTGGATACCGCTACTTTTTAGAG GTGAAAATGCAGGCGCAGGCAAATGAGGCACTGCTGGAGGACATATACACGCTCCCGGTCGGCATCCgcactgtccatgtcaccagcACGCAGTTCCTCATCAATGGCAAGCCCTTCTACTTCCACGGGGTCAACAAGCACGAGGATGCGGAT ATCCGTGGCAAAGGCCTCGACTGGGCCCTGATCGTGAAGGACTTCAACCTGCTCCGCTGGCTAGGGGCAAACTCCTTCCGCACCAGCCACTACCCCTATGCTGAGGAGATCATGGACCTGTGCGATGCCTATGGCATCGTGGTGATCGACGAGTGCCCGGGAGTGGGGATTAAAATGCC tgaGAGCTTTGGGAACAAGTCACTGCAGCATCATCTTGTTGTGATGGAGGAGCTGATCCGCAGGGATAAGAACAGGCCGTCAGTTGTGATGTGGTCAGTAGCCAACGAGCCGGCATCagagctgtccccagcagctTACTACTTCAA GACATTGATAGCTCACACTAAAGCTCTCGATCCCACCAGACCTGTAACCTTTGTGTCCGATACCAACTATGCTGTTGATCGTGGT GCTCCTTACGTGGATGTAATTTGTGTAAATAGCTACTTCTCTTGGTATCACGACCCAGGCCATCTGGAAGTTATTCCACTGCAACTCACAGCACAGTTTGAGAACTGGTATAAAACCTACCAAAAACCTATTATCCAGAGTGAATATGGAGCTGACTCAGTTCCTGGACTTCACAGC GATCCACCTCTTATGTTCAGCGAGGAGTATCAGAAAGCTATGCTGAGAGAGTACCATTCTGTTTTtgacaaaaagaggaaagagtaTGTGATTGGGGAGCTCATCTGGAACTTTGCTGATTTTATGACTAATCAAG GGACCACACGTGTTTTGGGGAACAAGAAAGGAATATTTACACGCCAGCGACAACCCAAGTCAGCTGCGTTTGTTCTGAGAGAGAGATACTGGAAGATTGCAAATGAATCAAGCTGTCTTCCTCCTATAATGAAATCACATATCCTCTTTctataa
- the ASL gene encoding argininosuccinate lyase isoform X4, with translation MASEVRGDKLWGGRFSGSTDPIMEMLNASIGYDQRLSEVDIQGSMAYAKALEKAGILTKTELEKILSGLEKISEEWSKGVFVVKQSDEDIHTANERRLKELIGDIAGKLHTGRSRNDQVVTDLKLFMKNSLSVISTHLLQLIKTLVERAAIEIDVILPGYTHLQKAQPIRWSQFLLSHAVALTRDSERLGEVKRRINVLPLGSGALAGNPLDIDREMLRSELDFASISLNSMDAISERDFVVEFLSFATLLMIHLSKMAEDLIIYSTSEFGFLTLSDAYSTGSSLMPQKKNPDSLELIRSKAGRVFGRLASILMVLKGLPSTYNKDLQEDKEAVFDVVDTLTAVLQVATGVISTLQISKENMEKALTPEMLSTDLALYLVRKGVPFRQAHTASGKAVHLAETKGITINKLSLEDLKSISPQFSSDVSQVFNFVNSVEQYTAMGGTAKSSVTTQIEQLRELMKKQKEQA, from the exons ATGGCATCCGAGGTGAGG GGAGATAAACTTTGGGGAGGAAGATTCAGTGGAAGCACAGATCCCATCATGGAGATGCTCAACGCTTCCATTGGCTATGACCAGAGGCTGTCTGAAGTTGATATCCAGGGGAGCATGGCTTATGCCAAAGCCCTGGAGAAGGCTGGGATCCTAACTAAAACTGAGCTGGAGAAGATCCTGAGTGGCCTGGAAAAG ATCTCTGAGGAATGGTCTAAGGGAGTCTTTGTGGTGAAACAAAGCGATGAGGATATCCACACTGCCAACGAACGCAGACTGAAG GAGCTGATTGGTGATATCGCTGGAAAGCTGCACACTGGAAGAAGCAGGAATGATCAG GTTGTGACTGACTTGAAGCTGTTCATGAAGAATTCCCTCTCTGTCATCTCCACTCACCTGCTGCAGCTCATTAAGACCCTGGTGGAACGCGCTGCCAT AGAAATTGATGTTATCTTGCCTGGCTACACCCACCTGCAGAAAGCTCAGCCCATCAGATGGAGCCAGTTCTTGCTCAG CCATGCTGTTGCACTGACCCGTGACTCTGAGCGCCTGGGAGAGGTGAAGAGGAGGATCAACGTCCTGCCCCTGGGAAG CGGTGCTCTGGCTGGCAACCCCCTGGACATTGACAGAGAGATGCTGCGTAGCG AACTGGACTTTGCTTCAATCAGCCTGAACAGCATGGATGCCATTAGTGAGAGAGACTTTGTGG tggAATTCCTCTCGTTTGCCACCCTGCTGATGATCCACCTGAGCAAGATGGCTGAAGATCTCATCATCTACAGCACCAGCGAGTTCGGCTTTCTGACCCTCTCTGATGCCTACAG CACTGGCAGCAGCCTGATGCCTCAGAAGAAGAACCCTGATAGCCTGGAACTGATCCGCAGCAAGGCTGGACGTGTGTTTGGACGG TTGGCTTCAATTCTCATGGTTCTCAAAGGACTTCCAAGCACCTACAACAAGGACCTGCAG GAGGACAAGGAGGCTGTCTTTGATGTTGTGGACACCCTGACTGCTGTGCTCCAGGTTGCTACTGGGGTGATCTCTACCCTCCAG ATCAGCAAGGAGAACATGGAGAAGGCTCTGACCCCTGAGATGCTGTCTACTGACCTGGCTCTCTACTTGGTTCGCAAAGGA GTGCCATTCAGACAAGCCCACACTGCTTCGGGGAAGGCCGTCCACCTTGCCGAGACCAAAGGCATCACCATCAATAAACTCAGCCTGGAGGACCTGAAGAGCATCAG cccccagttCAGCAGCGATGTCTCCCAGGTCTTCAACTTTGTCAACAGCGTGGAGCAGTACACTGCCATGGGCGGTACCGCCAAGAGCAGCGTGACTACCCAGAtcgagcagctgagggagctgatgaagaagcagaaggaacAAGCTTAG
- the ASL gene encoding argininosuccinate lyase isoform X2, which translates to MASEGDKLWGGRFSGSTDPIMEMLNASIGYDQRLSEVDIQGSMAYAKALEKAGILTKTELEKILSGLEKISEEWSKGVFVVKQSDEDIHTANERRLKELIGDIAGKLHTGRSRNDQVVTDLKLFMKNSLSVISTHLLQLIKTLVERAAIEIDVILPGYTHLQKAQPIRWSQFLLSHAVALTRDSERLGEVKRRINVLPLGSGALAGNPLDIDREMLRSELDFASISLNSMDAISERDFVVEFLSFATLLMIHLSKMAEDLIIYSTSEFGFLTLSDAYSTGSSLMPQKKNPDSLELIRSKAGRVFGRLASILMVLKGLPSTYNKDLQEDKEAVFDVVDTLTAVLQVATGVISTLQISKENMEKALTPEMLSTDLALYLVRKGVPFRQAHTASGKAVHLAETKGITINKLSLEDLKSISPQFSSDVSQVFNFVNSVEQYTAMGGTAKSSVTTQIEQLRELMKKQKEQA; encoded by the exons GGAGATAAACTTTGGGGAGGAAGATTCAGTGGAAGCACAGATCCCATCATGGAGATGCTCAACGCTTCCATTGGCTATGACCAGAGGCTGTCTGAAGTTGATATCCAGGGGAGCATGGCTTATGCCAAAGCCCTGGAGAAGGCTGGGATCCTAACTAAAACTGAGCTGGAGAAGATCCTGAGTGGCCTGGAAAAG ATCTCTGAGGAATGGTCTAAGGGAGTCTTTGTGGTGAAACAAAGCGATGAGGATATCCACACTGCCAACGAACGCAGACTGAAG GAGCTGATTGGTGATATCGCTGGAAAGCTGCACACTGGAAGAAGCAGGAATGATCAG GTTGTGACTGACTTGAAGCTGTTCATGAAGAATTCCCTCTCTGTCATCTCCACTCACCTGCTGCAGCTCATTAAGACCCTGGTGGAACGCGCTGCCAT AGAAATTGATGTTATCTTGCCTGGCTACACCCACCTGCAGAAAGCTCAGCCCATCAGATGGAGCCAGTTCTTGCTCAG CCATGCTGTTGCACTGACCCGTGACTCTGAGCGCCTGGGAGAGGTGAAGAGGAGGATCAACGTCCTGCCCCTGGGAAG CGGTGCTCTGGCTGGCAACCCCCTGGACATTGACAGAGAGATGCTGCGTAGCG AACTGGACTTTGCTTCAATCAGCCTGAACAGCATGGATGCCATTAGTGAGAGAGACTTTGTGG tggAATTCCTCTCGTTTGCCACCCTGCTGATGATCCACCTGAGCAAGATGGCTGAAGATCTCATCATCTACAGCACCAGCGAGTTCGGCTTTCTGACCCTCTCTGATGCCTACAG CACTGGCAGCAGCCTGATGCCTCAGAAGAAGAACCCTGATAGCCTGGAACTGATCCGCAGCAAGGCTGGACGTGTGTTTGGACGG TTGGCTTCAATTCTCATGGTTCTCAAAGGACTTCCAAGCACCTACAACAAGGACCTGCAG GAGGACAAGGAGGCTGTCTTTGATGTTGTGGACACCCTGACTGCTGTGCTCCAGGTTGCTACTGGGGTGATCTCTACCCTCCAG ATCAGCAAGGAGAACATGGAGAAGGCTCTGACCCCTGAGATGCTGTCTACTGACCTGGCTCTCTACTTGGTTCGCAAAGGA GTGCCATTCAGACAAGCCCACACTGCTTCGGGGAAGGCCGTCCACCTTGCCGAGACCAAAGGCATCACCATCAATAAACTCAGCCTGGAGGACCTGAAGAGCATCAG cccccagttCAGCAGCGATGTCTCCCAGGTCTTCAACTTTGTCAACAGCGTGGAGCAGTACACTGCCATGGGCGGTACCGCCAAGAGCAGCGTGACTACCCAGAtcgagcagctgagggagctgatgaagaagcagaaggaacAAGCTTAG
- the GUSB gene encoding beta-glucuronidase isoform X1, translating into MAAAAPGGAAGLCRLLLPLLAAVTAAGGSRGATGGMLYPRESPSRELKELGGVWSFRADFSPGRAAGFEQRWYRRPLRETGPVIDMPVPASFNDITQDPNLENYIGWVWYEKEVLLPQRWLQDDLRVVLRFGSAHYYSVVWVNGVQVVEHEGGHLPFEADISSIVQGSPQIPCRITVALNNTLTPHTLPPGSIEYMNDRTRYPKNYFVQNIRFDFFNYAGIHRPVVLYTTPSVYIDDITVTTTSSESVAKVQYQVSVVGSTLYSLSLSLRDQEGRVVATGDGPAGELKVPNPNLWWPYLMHENPGYRYFLEVKMQAQANEALLEDIYTLPVGIRTVHVTSTQFLINGKPFYFHGVNKHEDADIRGKGLDWALIVKDFNLLRWLGANSFRTSHYPYAEEIMDLCDAYGIVVIDECPGVGIKMPESFGNKSLQHHLVVMEELIRRDKNRPSVVMWSVANEPASELSPAAYYFKTLIAHTKALDPTRPVTFVSDTNYAVDRGAPYVDVICVNSYFSWYHDPGHLEVIPLQLTAQFENWYKTYQKPIIQSEYGADSVPGLHSDPPLMFSEEYQKAMLREYHSVFDKKRKEYVIGELIWNFADFMTNQGTTRVLGNKKGIFTRQRQPKSAAFVLRERYWKIANESSCLPPIMKSHILFL; encoded by the exons atggcggcggcggcgccgggcggcgcggcggggctgTGCCGCCTGCTCTTACCGCTGCTGGCGGCGGTAACGGcggccggggggtcccggggggcgaCGGGCGGCATGCTGTACCCCCGGGAGAGCCCCTCCCGAGAGCTGAAGGAGCTCGGCGGCGTCTGGAGCTTCCGCGCCGACTTCTCGCCGGGCAGGGCCGCCGGCTTCGAGCAGCGCTGGTACCGCCGACCGCTGAGGGAG ACTGGTCCTGTGATTGACATGCCCGTGCCTGCCAGCTTCAACGATATCACTCAAGACCCCAACTTGGAGAACTACATCGGCTGGGTTTGGTATGAGAAGGAGGTGCTGCTTCCTCAGCGCTGGCTTCAGGACGACCTCAGGGTGGTGCTCCGGTTTGGGAGCGCCCATTACTACTCCGTTGTG TGGGTCAATGGAGTGCAGGTTGTGGAGCATGAAGGTGGCCACCTTCCTTTTGAAGCAGATATAAGCAGCATCGTCCAGGGCAGCCCGCAGATTCCCTGCCGCATCACTGTTGCACTGAATAACACACTGACACCCCACACTCTGCCTCCGGGGTCAATTGAGTACATGAATGACCGAACAAG GTATCCCAAGAACTATTTTGTACAGAACATCAGGTTTGATTTCTTTAATTATGCTGGAATCCATCGCCCGGTTGTGCTTTACACCACTCCTTCTGTCTACATAGATGATATTACTGTGACAACTACTTCATCAGAGAGTGTTG CAAAGGTGCAATATCAGGTATCAGTAGTCGGCAGCACGCTCTATTCCTTGTCCCTGAGTTTACGTGACCAAGAGGGAAGAGTGGTTGCTACAGGCGATGGACCAGCTGGAGAGTTAAAAGTCCCGAATCCAAATCTTTGGTGGCCTTATCTGATGCATGAGAACCCTGGATACCGCTACTTTTTAGAG GTGAAAATGCAGGCGCAGGCAAATGAGGCACTGCTGGAGGACATATACACGCTCCCGGTCGGCATCCgcactgtccatgtcaccagcACGCAGTTCCTCATCAATGGCAAGCCCTTCTACTTCCACGGGGTCAACAAGCACGAGGATGCGGAT ATCCGTGGCAAAGGCCTCGACTGGGCCCTGATCGTGAAGGACTTCAACCTGCTCCGCTGGCTAGGGGCAAACTCCTTCCGCACCAGCCACTACCCCTATGCTGAGGAGATCATGGACCTGTGCGATGCCTATGGCATCGTGGTGATCGACGAGTGCCCGGGAGTGGGGATTAAAATGCC tgaGAGCTTTGGGAACAAGTCACTGCAGCATCATCTTGTTGTGATGGAGGAGCTGATCCGCAGGGATAAGAACAGGCCGTCAGTTGTGATGTGGTCAGTAGCCAACGAGCCGGCATCagagctgtccccagcagctTACTACTTCAA GACATTGATAGCTCACACTAAAGCTCTCGATCCCACCAGACCTGTAACCTTTGTGTCCGATACCAACTATGCTGTTGATCGTGGT GCTCCTTACGTGGATGTAATTTGTGTAAATAGCTACTTCTCTTGGTATCACGACCCAGGCCATCTGGAAGTTATTCCACTGCAACTCACAGCACAGTTTGAGAACTGGTATAAAACCTACCAAAAACCTATTATCCAGAGTGAATATGGAGCTGACTCAGTTCCTGGACTTCACAGC GATCCACCTCTTATGTTCAGCGAGGAGTATCAGAAAGCTATGCTGAGAGAGTACCATTCTGTTTTtgacaaaaagaggaaagagtaTGTGATTGGGGAGCTCATCTGGAACTTTGCTGATTTTATGACTAATCAAG GGACCACACGTGTTTTGGGGAACAAGAAAGGAATATTTACACGCCAGCGACAACCCAAGTCAGCTGCGTTTGTTCTGAGAGAGAGATACTGGAAGATTGCAAATGAATCAAGCTGTCTTCCTCCTATAATGAAATCACATATCCTCTTTctataa
- the ASL gene encoding argininosuccinate lyase isoform X3 — translation MASEGDKLWGGRFSGSTDPIMEMLNASIGYDQRLSEVDIQGSMAYAKALEKAGILTKTELEKILSGLEKISEEWSKGVFVVKQSDEDIHTANERRLKELIGDIAGKLHTGRSRNDQVVTDLKLFMKNSLSVISTHLLQLIKTLVERAAIEIDVILPGYTHLQKAQPIRWSQFLLSHAVALTRDSERLGEVKRRINVLPLGSGALAGNPLDIDREMLRSELDFASISLNSMDAISERDFVVEFLSFATLLMIHLSKMAEDLIIYSTSEFGFLTLSDAYSTGSSLMPQKKNPDSLELIRSKAGRVFGRLASILMVLKGLPSTYNKDLQEDKEAVFDVVDTLTAVLQVATGVISTLQISKENMEKALTPEMLSTDLALYLVRKGVPFRQAHTASGKAVHLAETKGITINKLSLEDLKSISPQFSSDVSQVFNFVNSVEQYTAMGGTAKSSVTTQIEQLRELMKKQKEQA, via the exons ATGGCATCCGAG GGAGATAAACTTTGGGGAGGAAGATTCAGTGGAAGCACAGATCCCATCATGGAGATGCTCAACGCTTCCATTGGCTATGACCAGAGGCTGTCTGAAGTTGATATCCAGGGGAGCATGGCTTATGCCAAAGCCCTGGAGAAGGCTGGGATCCTAACTAAAACTGAGCTGGAGAAGATCCTGAGTGGCCTGGAAAAG ATCTCTGAGGAATGGTCTAAGGGAGTCTTTGTGGTGAAACAAAGCGATGAGGATATCCACACTGCCAACGAACGCAGACTGAAG GAGCTGATTGGTGATATCGCTGGAAAGCTGCACACTGGAAGAAGCAGGAATGATCAG GTTGTGACTGACTTGAAGCTGTTCATGAAGAATTCCCTCTCTGTCATCTCCACTCACCTGCTGCAGCTCATTAAGACCCTGGTGGAACGCGCTGCCAT AGAAATTGATGTTATCTTGCCTGGCTACACCCACCTGCAGAAAGCTCAGCCCATCAGATGGAGCCAGTTCTTGCTCAG CCATGCTGTTGCACTGACCCGTGACTCTGAGCGCCTGGGAGAGGTGAAGAGGAGGATCAACGTCCTGCCCCTGGGAAG CGGTGCTCTGGCTGGCAACCCCCTGGACATTGACAGAGAGATGCTGCGTAGCG AACTGGACTTTGCTTCAATCAGCCTGAACAGCATGGATGCCATTAGTGAGAGAGACTTTGTGG tggAATTCCTCTCGTTTGCCACCCTGCTGATGATCCACCTGAGCAAGATGGCTGAAGATCTCATCATCTACAGCACCAGCGAGTTCGGCTTTCTGACCCTCTCTGATGCCTACAG CACTGGCAGCAGCCTGATGCCTCAGAAGAAGAACCCTGATAGCCTGGAACTGATCCGCAGCAAGGCTGGACGTGTGTTTGGACGG TTGGCTTCAATTCTCATGGTTCTCAAAGGACTTCCAAGCACCTACAACAAGGACCTGCAG GAGGACAAGGAGGCTGTCTTTGATGTTGTGGACACCCTGACTGCTGTGCTCCAGGTTGCTACTGGGGTGATCTCTACCCTCCAG ATCAGCAAGGAGAACATGGAGAAGGCTCTGACCCCTGAGATGCTGTCTACTGACCTGGCTCTCTACTTGGTTCGCAAAGGA GTGCCATTCAGACAAGCCCACACTGCTTCGGGGAAGGCCGTCCACCTTGCCGAGACCAAAGGCATCACCATCAATAAACTCAGCCTGGAGGACCTGAAGAGCATCAG cccccagttCAGCAGCGATGTCTCCCAGGTCTTCAACTTTGTCAACAGCGTGGAGCAGTACACTGCCATGGGCGGTACCGCCAAGAGCAGCGTGACTACCCAGAtcgagcagctgagggagctgatgaagaagcagaaggaacAAGCTTAG
- the ASL gene encoding argininosuccinate lyase isoform X1 — protein sequence MASEVRGDKLWGGRFSGSTDPIMEMLNASIGYDQRLSEVDIQGSMAYAKALEKAGILTKTELEKILSGLEKISEEWSKGVFVVKQSDEDIHTANERRLKELIGDIAGKLHTGRSRNDQVVTDLKLFMKNSLSVISTHLLQLIKTLVERAAIEIDVILPGYTHLQKAQPIRWSQFLLSHAVALTRDSERLGEVKRRINVLPLGSGALAGNPLDIDREMLRSELDFASISLNSMDAISERDFVVEFLSFATLLMIHLSKMAEDLIIYSTSEFGFLTLSDAYSTGSSLMPQKKNPDSLELIRSKAGRVFGRLASILMVLKGLPSTYNKDLQEDKEAVFDVVDTLTAVLQVATGVISTLQISKENMEKALTPEMLSTDLALYLVRKGVPFRQAHTASGKAVHLAETKGITINKLSLEDLKSISPQFSSDVSQVFNFVNSVEQYTAMGGTAKSSVTTQIEQLRELMKKQKEQA from the exons GGAGATAAACTTTGGGGAGGAAGATTCAGTGGAAGCACAGATCCCATCATGGAGATGCTCAACGCTTCCATTGGCTATGACCAGAGGCTGTCTGAAGTTGATATCCAGGGGAGCATGGCTTATGCCAAAGCCCTGGAGAAGGCTGGGATCCTAACTAAAACTGAGCTGGAGAAGATCCTGAGTGGCCTGGAAAAG ATCTCTGAGGAATGGTCTAAGGGAGTCTTTGTGGTGAAACAAAGCGATGAGGATATCCACACTGCCAACGAACGCAGACTGAAG GAGCTGATTGGTGATATCGCTGGAAAGCTGCACACTGGAAGAAGCAGGAATGATCAG GTTGTGACTGACTTGAAGCTGTTCATGAAGAATTCCCTCTCTGTCATCTCCACTCACCTGCTGCAGCTCATTAAGACCCTGGTGGAACGCGCTGCCAT AGAAATTGATGTTATCTTGCCTGGCTACACCCACCTGCAGAAAGCTCAGCCCATCAGATGGAGCCAGTTCTTGCTCAG CCATGCTGTTGCACTGACCCGTGACTCTGAGCGCCTGGGAGAGGTGAAGAGGAGGATCAACGTCCTGCCCCTGGGAAG CGGTGCTCTGGCTGGCAACCCCCTGGACATTGACAGAGAGATGCTGCGTAGCG AACTGGACTTTGCTTCAATCAGCCTGAACAGCATGGATGCCATTAGTGAGAGAGACTTTGTGG tggAATTCCTCTCGTTTGCCACCCTGCTGATGATCCACCTGAGCAAGATGGCTGAAGATCTCATCATCTACAGCACCAGCGAGTTCGGCTTTCTGACCCTCTCTGATGCCTACAG CACTGGCAGCAGCCTGATGCCTCAGAAGAAGAACCCTGATAGCCTGGAACTGATCCGCAGCAAGGCTGGACGTGTGTTTGGACGG TTGGCTTCAATTCTCATGGTTCTCAAAGGACTTCCAAGCACCTACAACAAGGACCTGCAG GAGGACAAGGAGGCTGTCTTTGATGTTGTGGACACCCTGACTGCTGTGCTCCAGGTTGCTACTGGGGTGATCTCTACCCTCCAG ATCAGCAAGGAGAACATGGAGAAGGCTCTGACCCCTGAGATGCTGTCTACTGACCTGGCTCTCTACTTGGTTCGCAAAGGA GTGCCATTCAGACAAGCCCACACTGCTTCGGGGAAGGCCGTCCACCTTGCCGAGACCAAAGGCATCACCATCAATAAACTCAGCCTGGAGGACCTGAAGAGCATCAG cccccagttCAGCAGCGATGTCTCCCAGGTCTTCAACTTTGTCAACAGCGTGGAGCAGTACACTGCCATGGGCGGTACCGCCAAGAGCAGCGTGACTACCCAGAtcgagcagctgagggagctgatgaagaagcagaaggaacAAGCTTAG